aagaaataaacatttgaaatatatcagtctgtgtgtaatgaatgaatataatatacaagtttcactttttgaatggaattagtgaaataaatcaattttttgatgatattctaattactgtatatgaccagcacctgtaacaTGCAATTAAGCATCAGAAagcattacattcagtttgcagtgtatacatttaaagtatagtcctattatttcttttttaaagtatgctaaagtgcaCTCCTTTTTCACAAAGGAAGGGAAGATGTTGCACAGGGTGAAAGAAAACAGTTCATaaactgtatttaaattgtCAAGTGCGGATCAGCTGATACCTGCCAAGCCACAAGAAAATGAGTTAACAGGTAATAAAAATTACCTATTAACCCAGATGAAGAGTTACACCTCTTTCAACCTTTGCTCAAGATGCTTGCATTGTGATACACTCCACACTGTAAACATGATAattgaaaattataaaaaacactgaaatattggATTGTACCAAGCAACAGgtatgtataaaaaaattactgtttattttactgttatttcaGTGGGTTTTGACTACATGATCATGCATTTCTCTTTTCAGCTGATCGAATGAGAGTCATATGACTGTTGCATTGCTTACATTGCTCACCACATCCTTGTATTTAAGCCTTAATACGACAGATATGTTAAGATGTCTTTGTATATTCTGTCTCAAAAGGACTGTTATTACTGTACTTCGACCATGCTGTTGCTCAACTGAcctatttaaacaaaatgtattgCTATGACTTTCATCATGTTAGTCCATTCCAGGAAACTCTTTGCTTTTTACGCAATATGACAGGACTGTGATATGATTTACAGATAGAAACTacaaaaaaatatcataaaaatactCTCTATTACAGACAAGCCATCATGGGCAACAGAGTTAATATGGTTCTGATCACATATTTGGTTATGGCAATGtctgcacatgaatgtgtgactgCTCAAAAAGACCAATCAACAGAACTTCCATTGAAAAGCACTTCAGATGGACAAAACGGTTAGTGCATCAATTTAATGTCCATTAGGATATATGAAAAGTGTTTTGATAATTAAGTTAAAGCTGATGTGAACATTATCTAATTAATCACTTTATTCATATCAAACATAAatcatgcattattttatttaaattcacaaaTATGGATCCTGTCCATAGAGATTTGTTTTGAAAGTTGAATTGAATCtagaacattattttaaatatactgaaaGCTCTAAAACAATAACAGATGGATAATCATTTCTCTATTCCAGTATATATTTTGGTTCTGTGTCATAGACACACAGGCTAgtacttttttgtattttcatcaAAAAACAATAAGCATTATTAATTTACTATAATCACTTTTGCCATCCTCAGACTCACGGGAAATCACTGAAGTCCACTCCGCCTGGCCCATTGTGCTCGGTGCTTTGACTGCGGTGCTTTGCATCGGCCTCCTGATAGCACTGGCCGTGAGGTACCGCTTCTTCCGATGGTGCCTGACCACAAGCAGTCACGCTTTATTACTGGAGGGAGAAACGGCCAGTCAGTTCAGCCAAGCTGGAGATCTGGAGGGAGATATCCCAGTGCGTGGCATAAGGGGCAGAATGATCCGGAGTGGAGAAAGTTCagatgatgataatgatggCTACATCGAGGACAACTACATCCAGGCAAACGAGAGAGTGAAAGCTGAGGAAGAGGACATCCAGCAGGAAGATACTGAAGACAGTGATGATGAACTGGTCATTCTAGACGCTATATACGTGAACTGATTTTCTCCATGCACCGGATGTCCCCATGAATATAAAGTCTGGAATCACTATGACATTTTGGACATTTGCATTTCTAATAGATGATGTTCTTCAGAACAATTGTTCATTAAAGATTGAACAAGTCTTTGAAGGAATATTCTGGTTTTAGTAAAAGTAAAGTTCAATCTTCAGCAATAATGTTTGTTaccaaaaaaatgtatatagcCTTCCTTTACTTAAAGAAATCTGGGTTACAGaggcacttacaatggaagtaaATGCCAATCCATACACGTTAAAATACCCAACGCTTCAACTGTATAGCCACAAATTAATATGGATATGGAAGTTAACATGATTtaactgtgaaaaaaaatcactaacCTTTCTGCTTATGCCCAACTGAtggttaaaaatgaaaaatgatgttttaaaCAGCTTTACAACTCAAACAGGTTTTAACAGATGAATGAATGTACAACATTTCTTCTTTTAACTCTTTCAAAAATGGGCTCAGTTCATTTCCATTGTATCTCGAAGTAACCtcagtttttcaaaataaattatatattttttaaatattataccACAAATGCTGTTGATTGAGCTTAACTTGGATATGAACCCTGAATATTCATGGAATGAATATGTTTTTgcatatatttgttttcttatgATCACAGTTCACACAACAcctcaaaattatgaaaatcaaTCCATCCATAATAATTGTTATCTGTTCTTCCCTGTACTTCTTATTTGCCAGTGTGGCTTTTTCTTTCAATATCTTTCTAAATGTCTAAAAGCCTGTCTTAAAAAAAAGGATGTTCCTATTGAAGTGTGTTCAGTACTCCAGCAAATGAAAAATTACCACACTTAATAATTGAACAAACGTGCttatgtacatatatttcacTGCTTAGCataaaattagcacaacattttttttttttagtttaggaATTAATACAATTATGAAGAGCTCAGGACAGCTTAATACATTACACATATACCACTTACATTTAATGCACCTGTATAAACTCTATCATAGATTTATTCAGCAAATTGTGCATACTTAATGTATTGGTCATTCAACAAATATAATAACTACTCTGGAATGTGTATAGAAATAACTGTTGCCATTTAGTTTTTGGCGCCATCTGTAGACAGCTGTGTAGAACAACAGACTTCAAGTCAACATCTGCACTTCAAGTTAAGACAGTCTGACTTTGGAATAGCATACTAGCATACTATGCTTACTTATTTCCACAGAAACAGAGCAAGTTGTATGCCAGTGTGCTAGAAGTTTCTGTTCATTCATCAGATTGGAAATGCATGGTGAAGTTGAATGCACTGCATTCTGGGATCTGGTATTCAAAGGAGTGAATTTTGTTGTACATGGCACATTTTGGCAAATCCAGGTATTCAATTCAAGATTCATTTCCATACAGATATAGAATATTCCTACTTGATCATTTTGACTTCCAACTACAAGTTCCATTGCCTGGTGCTCATAAGACGACACGTAAAATGAGAAATGACAATGCAAGCATTTGAATTGGAGGCGTTTGATTGTCAATAAAGATGTCTTCTAGCCAAACTGCAGGTCTAACAGGTGTAAAATGAACACCAATGAAGctcatttattgtgttttacacACCAGTGTGCAAATAGGTCTTAATATCATGTAGGAACCAGAGCCAGATGGAATTCTCGATTCTTCTTTCACACTAAATTCGACTGACTTGAAGTTGAATCCCTCCATGGTCGGTTCCTTTGCCCCGTTACCGTATACACTCTCACCCTTCGTCGTCTTCGCCTTCTTGTGTTTCTCCTTCCCTGCACATTAACCATCACTCCATACACCATCACACCTAGCACCACAGCGCTGCCACTGGCCAGGAGTGTCACGCCAGAGAGCAGCATGTCCAGCTGAGTGAGACTGAGCAGCGTAGTCCCACACACCACCAGTGCCAAACCAGTGAAAAGCAACAGCATGGGATCTACCGTTCCTCCACTGCGCAGCTGCTCGATGCGTCTGCGGCTGCGTATGCAGCCCATGTCTTGCACTGCAGAGCTGAGCAGCTGCTTCATGAGGACCACCAGTGCCAGGAGACAGAGAGTGGAACCTACGCCCAAGCGCCACAGCACCGACGGCCCCGCGGCAGAGGAGGCGGTCGAGAGGAGCCCCACGCCGGCCGAGCCCAGGCTTAGAACCATGGCCACTGAAAAGCAGTAGCACAGGAGAGACACATGCGGCTTGTTGAACCACCATAGCTCCACCTGCTCCTCCACGGCTTGGCGCTGGAGCCACAAAGGGTCTGCTTGCAGACGAAGGGGAGCTCCGGGACTCATCACACTCAGGGGGAGAAGCTCCATCTCCAGGGTCTCTCAGATGCTGCAGTTGTCTGGTGTGTGTATTGTCTCAAAAACTATGTGGTAAatcaacacattttaaaattaataacactttataataaggttcagtgcattaacattagtaatgGTGACATCTAAATTAACTGGCTCtcttcaaattaaaacaaatatttagcaTCACTATATCAaccaaaattataaacaaaactAATTCTTATGGGTTAAATCATGTGAAAATTGCACTTTaaggaaatgttgggacgtttttttttatttgaataaaattaacactaaaagaatttcaaatcacatgagccaatattttatactcaatagaacatagataacataacaaatgtttaaactgagaaaatttacaattt
This portion of the Onychostoma macrolepis isolate SWU-2019 chromosome 02, ASM1243209v1, whole genome shotgun sequence genome encodes:
- the tmem125b gene encoding transmembrane protein 125 — protein: MELLPLSVMSPGAPLRLQADPLWLQRQAVEEQVELWWFNKPHVSLLCYCFSVAMVLSLGSAGVGLLSTASSAAGPSVLWRLGVGSTLCLLALVVLMKQLLSSAVQDMGCIRSRRRIEQLRSGGTVDPMLLLFTGLALVVCGTTLLSLTQLDMLLSGVTLLASGSAVVLGVMVYGVMVNVQGRRNTRRRRRRRVRVYTVTGQRNRPWRDSTSSQSNLV